From one Desmodus rotundus isolate HL8 chromosome X, HLdesRot8A.1, whole genome shotgun sequence genomic stretch:
- the TSPAN6 gene encoding tetraspanin-6 — MASRSRRLQTKPVITCFKSVLLIYTFIFWITGVILLAIGIWGKVSLENYFSLLNEKATNVPFVLIGTGTVIILLGTFGCFATCRASAWMLKLYAMFLTLIFLVELVAAIVGFVFRHEIKNSFKNNYEKALKQYNATGDYRSDAVDKIQNTLHCCGATNFGDWKDTNYYLEKGFPKSCCKLEDCSPQRDPDKVNNEGCFIKVMTIIESEMGVVAGISFGVACFQLIGIFLAYCLSRAITNNQYEIV, encoded by the exons ATGGCTTCCCGGTCTCGGAGACTGCAGACTAAACCAGTCATTACTTGTTTCAAGAGCGTCCTTCTGATCTACACTTTCATCTTCTGG ATCACTGGTGTAATCCTTCTTGCCATTGGCATTTGGGGCAAGGTGAGCCTGGAgaattacttttctcttttaaatgagaAGGCCACCAATGTTCCCTTTGTGCTCATTGGCACTGGCACTGTCATCATTCTTTTGGGCACTTTCGGCTGTTTTGCTACCTGCCGAGCTTCTGCATGGATGCTAAAACTG TATGCAATGTTTCTAACTCTCATTTTTTTGGTTGAACTGGTCGCTGCCATCGTAGGTTTTGTTTTCAGACATGAG ATTAAgaacagctttaaaaataattatgagaaaGCTTTGAAGCAGTATAATGCTACAGGAGATTATAGAAGCGATGCAGTAGACAAGATTCAAAATACG TTGCATTGTTGTGGTGCCACCAACTTTGGAGATTGGAAGGACACTAATTATTACTTAGAAAAAGGATTTCCCAAGAGCTGCTGTAAACTTGAAGATTGTTCTCCTCAGAGAGATCCCGATAAAGTAAACAATGAA GGTTGTTTTATAAAGGTAATGACCATTATAGAATCAGAAATGGGAGTCGTTGCTGGAATTTCCTTTGGAGTTGCTTGCTTTCAG CTCATTGGAATCTTTCTTGCCTACTGCCTCTCTCGCGCTATAACAAATAACCAGTATGAGATAGTGTAA